A window of the Williamwhitmania taraxaci genome harbors these coding sequences:
- a CDS encoding uroporphyrinogen-III synthase, translating to MKIKRVLISQPEPQSDKSPFSELATRYSLKIDFRPFIHVEGVSAKEVRQQKIDIAAHTGIIFTSRTAIDHYFRVCEEMRFTVPETMKYFCISEAIALYLQKYIVYRKRKIFYGDSTFKDLMSDIVKHKEDKFLLMLSDIHKLDIPKALDKEKIKYTKGIFYRTVSSDVSDIDLSVYDIVVFYSPSGIKSLLTNFPDFSQGELRIGTFGPTVAKAVKDAGLRLDLQAPTPEFPSMATALEVYIKKYNKENGIK from the coding sequence TTGAAAATTAAAAGAGTTTTAATCTCTCAGCCTGAACCTCAAAGCGATAAGTCTCCTTTTTCTGAGCTTGCTACACGATACAGTTTAAAGATCGATTTTCGACCATTTATTCATGTAGAAGGCGTTTCGGCAAAGGAAGTAAGACAGCAAAAGATTGATATTGCGGCTCATACCGGAATCATTTTCACCAGTAGAACTGCAATCGATCATTATTTCCGGGTATGTGAGGAGATGAGGTTTACCGTTCCTGAAACGATGAAGTATTTTTGCATTTCTGAGGCAATTGCCCTCTACCTTCAAAAATACATTGTTTATAGGAAGCGGAAGATTTTCTACGGAGATTCTACCTTTAAAGACTTGATGAGCGATATTGTTAAACACAAGGAGGATAAGTTCCTTTTAATGTTGAGCGATATCCATAAGCTTGACATTCCAAAGGCCTTGGACAAGGAAAAAATCAAATACACCAAGGGTATCTTTTATCGGACTGTTAGCAGCGATGTTTCCGATATAGACTTATCAGTATATGATATTGTGGTTTTTTATAGCCCTAGTGGGATAAAATCACTTTTAACAAACTTTCCAGACTTTTCTCAAGGAGAGTTGCGAATAGGAACTTTTGGACCAACAGTTGCTAAAGCGGTAAAGGATGCCGGTCTTCGGCTCGATCTTCAGGCACCGACGCCTGAATTTCCTTCAATGGCCACAGCACTCGAAGTTTATATTAAGAAGTATAATAAAGAAAACGGAATTAAATAA
- a CDS encoding ribonuclease P protein component has product MVKLSLTKSDRLCSEKLISSLFNNGHAHFRYPIRVVYRRVDSGFIQSQAQGAFSVPKKRFKRAVKRNLLKRRMREAYRLQKGEFYDRLKAVDSKVIFMFVYASNEILSFQIISKSISALLAEMVSLLENEKTVNKPTDTSY; this is encoded by the coding sequence ATGGTAAAACTGTCTCTCACAAAAAGCGATCGTTTATGTAGCGAAAAGTTAATAAGCAGCCTATTCAACAACGGGCACGCTCATTTTCGCTATCCCATTCGTGTCGTTTATCGAAGAGTAGATTCAGGTTTCATTCAAAGCCAAGCACAAGGGGCGTTTTCTGTGCCCAAAAAACGATTTAAGCGCGCCGTTAAGCGTAACTTACTTAAACGACGGATGCGAGAGGCATATCGGCTTCAAAAGGGCGAATTTTATGACCGACTGAAAGCGGTTGACTCGAAAGTTATATTTATGTTTGTATACGCGAGTAATGAAATCTTAAGCTTTCAGATAATTTCCAAGTCTATAAGTGCGTTATTGGCGGAAATGGTTAGTTTGCTAGAAAATGAGAAAACTGTTAATAAGCCTACTGATACTTCCTATTAA
- the yidD gene encoding membrane protein insertion efficiency factor YidD produces MRKLLISLLILPIKFYQFFISPFFPAACRYTPTCSAYSIEAIKRHGPIRGFWLSIKRIASCNPWGGHGHDPVP; encoded by the coding sequence ATGAGAAAACTGTTAATAAGCCTACTGATACTTCCTATTAAGTTTTATCAGTTTTTTATTTCGCCTTTTTTTCCAGCAGCTTGCCGCTATACTCCAACTTGCTCGGCATACTCTATTGAGGCAATAAAACGTCATGGTCCAATACGTGGTTTTTGGCTATCCATTAAACGAATAGCATCATGCAATCCATGGGGTGGCCACGGACATGATCCTGTGCCGTAG
- a CDS encoding S41 family peptidase, protein MKRIKKALIVFSVLFTVGFGLFTVLAFTSDDFKVSKSLDVFFTLFRELDIFYVDNIDPEKLVNTGIEAMLMSLDPYTEYYSEEDKGDFEFLTTGKYGGIGAMIQKRGVMARIMDVYEGTPSQIGGISVGDYITKIDGVSVNNFTNEQISMRLKGEPGSKVTLELKDSFTDSLYSKTLIRQRIAIPSVPYSGVIEKEIGYVRLSSFTLGCADDLRKSILDLKGQGAKKIILDLRGNPGGLMDEAVKIVNFFVPKNQLVVYTQGKTKQFDSRYFTNEQPLDTIIPLVVLVNSGSASASEIVAGSLQDLDRAVIVGSRTFGKGLVQTTRKLSYGGQLKVTTAKYYIPSGRCIQAIDYSHRNEDGSVGHIPDSLIKAFKTKAGRVVYDGGGILPDITLKADTLSNICMKAYAENRFFEFANVYHRSHKSIANPDTFVVDETVLNGFITYLNENGFVFKSEEERLIDRLDSLVSKKSEGKNLSLNIEAIRSQVSRGIAKQIIENKDDFNYFLTEEIVGRYYFQRGSFQAAMKFDTQLYRSKQIINDISQYKKMLGR, encoded by the coding sequence ATGAAAAGAATAAAAAAGGCATTAATCGTTTTTTCGGTTCTGTTTACCGTTGGATTTGGATTATTCACAGTTTTGGCGTTTACTTCCGATGATTTTAAAGTAAGCAAAAGCTTAGATGTTTTTTTTACTCTCTTTCGGGAGTTGGATATTTTTTATGTCGATAATATTGATCCAGAAAAGTTAGTTAATACCGGTATCGAGGCCATGTTGATGTCTCTAGATCCATATACGGAATACTATTCGGAGGAAGACAAGGGGGATTTTGAATTTCTAACTACTGGAAAATATGGTGGCATAGGCGCGATGATACAAAAGCGGGGAGTCATGGCTCGTATCATGGATGTGTACGAAGGAACTCCATCTCAAATTGGGGGTATCAGTGTAGGCGATTATATTACGAAAATTGATGGCGTTTCGGTAAATAACTTTACCAATGAGCAAATTAGCATGCGTCTGAAAGGGGAACCTGGAAGTAAGGTAACATTGGAGCTAAAGGATAGCTTTACCGATTCTCTTTATTCCAAAACTTTGATTAGGCAACGAATTGCTATTCCGAGCGTTCCCTATAGCGGGGTTATCGAAAAGGAGATTGGCTATGTACGCCTTAGCAGTTTCACCTTGGGTTGTGCCGACGATCTACGAAAATCTATTCTTGATTTAAAGGGTCAAGGTGCAAAGAAAATCATTCTGGATTTGCGCGGAAATCCAGGTGGTTTAATGGACGAGGCGGTGAAAATTGTAAATTTCTTTGTTCCAAAGAATCAACTAGTCGTTTATACGCAAGGAAAAACAAAGCAATTTGACTCGCGCTATTTTACCAACGAACAACCACTAGACACCATTATTCCATTGGTCGTTTTAGTAAATAGTGGAAGTGCTTCGGCTAGCGAGATCGTTGCCGGATCGCTACAGGATCTCGATCGAGCAGTCATTGTCGGTTCTCGCACTTTTGGCAAAGGGTTAGTTCAAACCACTAGGAAGTTGAGCTATGGTGGACAACTAAAGGTAACCACAGCTAAATACTATATTCCTTCCGGTCGCTGTATTCAAGCCATTGATTATTCTCACAGGAATGAAGATGGTAGCGTTGGACATATCCCCGATTCGCTCATAAAAGCATTTAAGACAAAAGCGGGGAGAGTTGTTTATGACGGCGGCGGTATTCTGCCCGATATTACGTTAAAAGCGGATACACTGAGCAATATCTGCATGAAAGCATACGCTGAGAATAGATTCTTTGAATTTGCTAATGTCTATCACCGATCCCACAAATCAATAGCCAATCCTGACACTTTCGTAGTAGACGAGACTGTCCTCAATGGGTTTATAACCTATTTGAATGAAAATGGTTTTGTTTTCAAATCGGAAGAGGAACGGCTTATCGATCGTTTGGATTCGCTGGTTTCAAAAAAATCTGAAGGGAAGAATCTTTCCTTAAATATTGAGGCGATAAGGAGCCAGGTTTCACGTGGAATCGCAAAACAGATAATTGAGAATAAAGACGATTTCAACTATTTTCTCACAGAGGAGATAGTCGGGCGCTACTACTTTCAGCGAGGATCATTTCAGGCGGCAATGAAATTTGATACCCAGCTGTATCGCTCGAAGCAAATAATTAATGATATTTCACAATACAAAAAGATGCTAGGCAGATAG
- a CDS encoding ATP-binding protein yields MIKFYTRKFHIKLIILFLLSLIALASLWVTHDLVKNLAKEEKKKIELWASANEELSKQQEDENRDYSFVFKVLEENNTVPTILTDGNNEIIGSRNIDSLKISTKERAAKMIKMMSAKHKPFVITISEKEKNLLYYDDSTILKKLYYFPIVQLIVLILFIFAAYLAFSSIRNSEQNLVWVGMAKETAHQLGTPTSSLLAWLEVLKDNELPDTLLVELDRDIHRLEKITDRFSKIGSSPSLRSLNLIDQIENSIGYLQKRISGSIVFVKKYNPNEEVYVKINESLFEWVLENLVKNAIDAMQGKGTITFTVRDDIQVAYIDINDQGKGVPKNIAKTIFKPGFTTKERGWGLGLSLSKRIIEDYHKGKIFVLQSDSVRGTTFRIVLKK; encoded by the coding sequence ATGATAAAATTCTACACTCGAAAATTCCACATTAAGCTCATTATCCTTTTCTTACTATCGTTAATTGCGTTGGCATCGCTTTGGGTTACCCACGATTTGGTAAAAAACCTCGCAAAGGAAGAAAAAAAGAAAATTGAGTTGTGGGCATCGGCAAATGAAGAGTTGTCGAAACAACAGGAGGACGAGAACCGCGACTACTCCTTTGTCTTTAAAGTACTGGAAGAGAACAACACGGTGCCAACGATCCTCACCGATGGAAATAATGAGATAATTGGTTCAAGAAATATAGATTCTCTTAAGATTTCGACCAAGGAGCGTGCGGCAAAAATGATAAAAATGATGTCTGCGAAGCACAAACCATTCGTCATTACAATCTCAGAAAAGGAAAAGAATCTACTCTACTATGATGATTCCACGATCCTTAAAAAGCTTTACTACTTCCCCATCGTTCAACTAATTGTATTAATACTATTTATTTTTGCAGCCTACCTGGCCTTCTCATCCATCCGAAACTCTGAACAAAATCTTGTTTGGGTTGGGATGGCAAAGGAAACGGCACACCAACTTGGAACACCCACCTCATCGCTGTTGGCATGGTTAGAGGTTTTAAAAGACAATGAGCTACCGGATACATTATTAGTCGAACTAGATAGAGACATTCATCGTCTTGAAAAAATCACTGATCGTTTTTCCAAAATTGGATCATCGCCATCCCTCCGATCCTTGAACCTGATTGACCAGATTGAAAACTCAATAGGATACCTTCAGAAGCGTATTTCAGGAAGCATTGTTTTTGTAAAGAAATATAATCCCAACGAAGAGGTTTATGTGAAAATAAATGAGTCTCTCTTCGAATGGGTGCTTGAAAACTTGGTTAAAAACGCAATTGATGCAATGCAGGGAAAAGGAACAATAACATTTACGGTTAGGGACGATATCCAGGTGGCCTACATCGATATAAACGACCAGGGAAAAGGTGTTCCAAAAAACATAGCAAAAACCATTTTCAAACCAGGATTCACCACAAAAGAGAGAGGATGGGGACTTGGTTTATCGCTTTCGAAACGAATTATTGAAGATTATCACAAAGGGAAAATATTTGTGCTTCAATCCGATTCGGTAAGGGGCACTACATTTCGTATTGTCCTGAAAAAGTAA
- a CDS encoding AsmA-like C-terminal region-containing protein: MSKIRKIAIRIIKWTFALLLGLILLLILLGAIFQERVVNWIIADLQTQLALPVRIEKIKFSFIENFPNASAVLENSTVLYPGFQNTDTLLSVKRFYINLNLIDLIRGKISVRGIDINNATITLIAQADGKLPNIHLFKKTADSVSSAFKIRLIEIKNVEILYTNKAANDFQQLSIKDASFAGTVTDQGLMGGLKINVRKLKTNNFRNFDALSEQAAIEVKGYYIYGNSLSLENIKYKSEYISISGMYSVKLSERLNGKCHFSVLLPNEKFLNKFLFQNKEIEIKSHSKATIDLTGSIIGPQAWDIDFEAIAKIDDAKVIVLRDVPIEIIDSKIKIKASLQNKILLPKEIIVEPTTFLHEDKTITLSLSYLPKNHLLSAKISGNISPTVFSKVLKISSPTITGDNINIDATFFSTEFSITNFNPDNLKVLGTVEISKLNIESPDLNFSNISGSLGISDSLVFKHLSLDGSLGKLDLSGTIPHWRQSFFAANNRLPLEIKGNLSSPDLNLNLPQWGLSEESSTTKVKVDSAETPLIISKIEINFVAKKIALRQLRGSDAHGTLIYLPTKSFSLNNVSLITLGGKTLFNLENQLINNENTVSFNGKVYGIYVDSLFHTFNNFDQTFISSQHLSGRIDGDINLKGVLENGKLLNNKLFCLSTIEITDGCLKNYEPLKKLSGFINLKELETIRFRKLKNTIHIENNEIVIPEMLIENNALNINVSGVHKLSGSFDYRMRIKLMDLLWSRKKKANQFRSDLGIVEQEEPNGGSLFIKLTGTPENYSFSYDKARAIETMGKRLKQEGTALRNIFKQRNAISNQKVESKKNSGFVISDPLENKEKIVPVDTTKQKPLKKNSGFKIDWE; encoded by the coding sequence ATGTCAAAAATAAGAAAAATTGCCATCCGCATCATAAAGTGGACATTTGCATTGCTTCTAGGTTTAATTCTTCTTCTGATTTTACTAGGAGCCATTTTCCAAGAGCGTGTGGTTAACTGGATTATAGCAGATTTACAGACCCAACTTGCATTGCCTGTCAGGATCGAAAAAATCAAATTTTCCTTTATAGAGAACTTCCCTAATGCCTCCGCCGTTCTTGAAAACAGTACCGTTCTGTATCCCGGTTTTCAAAATACAGATACCTTGCTTTCGGTAAAACGTTTTTATATTAACCTTAATCTTATAGATCTCATCAGAGGAAAAATATCTGTTAGAGGTATAGACATAAACAATGCAACTATTACACTAATCGCGCAAGCTGACGGGAAGTTACCCAATATCCATCTATTTAAAAAAACCGCAGACAGCGTGTCCTCTGCATTTAAGATCAGGTTGATCGAAATAAAGAATGTTGAAATATTGTATACCAACAAGGCGGCGAACGACTTCCAACAATTAAGCATAAAGGATGCTAGTTTTGCAGGAACAGTAACCGATCAGGGATTAATGGGAGGTTTAAAAATAAACGTCCGCAAGCTGAAAACAAACAATTTCAGAAACTTTGATGCCTTAAGTGAGCAAGCAGCAATAGAAGTAAAGGGTTACTACATTTACGGAAACAGTCTTTCCTTAGAAAATATAAAGTATAAATCTGAATACATATCAATCAGTGGAATGTATTCTGTTAAGTTAAGTGAAAGATTAAATGGAAAATGCCATTTTTCGGTATTATTACCAAACGAAAAGTTTCTCAACAAATTTCTATTTCAGAATAAGGAAATCGAAATTAAGTCACACAGCAAAGCAACGATAGATCTTACCGGCAGCATTATTGGCCCACAAGCTTGGGATATAGATTTTGAGGCGATAGCCAAGATAGATGACGCAAAAGTAATTGTTCTCAGGGATGTACCCATTGAAATCATCGATTCAAAAATAAAAATAAAAGCAAGTCTACAAAATAAAATCCTGCTGCCTAAAGAAATTATTGTAGAGCCAACGACATTTTTACATGAAGACAAAACAATCACACTTTCATTATCCTATTTGCCAAAGAATCATCTTCTTTCGGCCAAAATAAGTGGCAATATTTCACCTACAGTATTCTCAAAAGTATTAAAGATCAGTTCACCGACCATCACTGGGGACAACATAAATATTGATGCTACCTTTTTCTCCACCGAATTTAGCATCACAAATTTTAATCCAGACAATCTAAAGGTCCTCGGAACGGTTGAAATAAGCAAACTTAACATAGAGTCGCCAGATCTTAACTTCAGCAACATTTCTGGATCGCTTGGCATTTCTGACTCATTGGTATTTAAGCACCTCTCCCTTGATGGAAGCTTAGGTAAATTAGATCTTTCTGGCACTATTCCACATTGGCGGCAATCCTTCTTTGCAGCAAATAATCGACTTCCTCTGGAAATTAAGGGAAATCTTTCTAGCCCTGATCTTAACTTAAATCTGCCACAATGGGGCCTTTCGGAAGAATCGTCTACCACGAAAGTCAAGGTTGATTCTGCCGAAACGCCACTAATTATTTCTAAAATCGAGATCAATTTTGTAGCAAAGAAAATTGCTCTCCGTCAACTGCGCGGTAGCGACGCACACGGAACATTAATATATCTTCCTACTAAATCCTTTTCGTTAAATAATGTATCACTGATTACGCTAGGAGGAAAAACACTCTTTAACCTCGAAAACCAATTAATAAATAATGAAAACACCGTTTCTTTCAACGGAAAAGTCTACGGAATTTATGTCGACAGCTTATTTCATACGTTCAATAATTTCGACCAAACATTTATAAGCAGTCAGCACCTTTCGGGGAGAATCGATGGCGATATAAACCTAAAAGGAGTATTGGAAAACGGAAAACTACTAAACAATAAATTATTTTGCCTTTCAACCATTGAAATTACTGACGGCTGTTTAAAAAATTACGAACCGCTAAAAAAACTATCCGGTTTTATAAATCTTAAGGAGTTGGAGACGATTCGATTTAGAAAACTGAAGAACACGATCCACATTGAAAATAACGAAATTGTAATACCCGAGATGTTAATTGAAAACAATGCATTGAACATCAATGTTTCAGGTGTTCACAAGCTAAGTGGTTCTTTCGATTATAGAATGAGAATTAAGCTCATGGATTTGCTGTGGTCTCGAAAAAAGAAGGCGAACCAATTCAGAAGCGACTTAGGAATAGTAGAGCAAGAAGAACCAAACGGTGGATCGCTCTTTATCAAGTTGACAGGAACTCCAGAAAACTATAGCTTCTCATACGATAAGGCAAGGGCTATAGAGACCATGGGGAAGCGGTTGAAGCAGGAAGGAACGGCACTGCGCAACATTTTTAAGCAAAGGAATGCCATTTCAAATCAAAAGGTAGAGTCTAAGAAAAATAGCGGCTTTGTAATTTCAGATCCATTAGAAAACAAAGAAAAAATAGTGCCTGTTGACACAACGAAGCAAAAACCATTGAAGAAGAATTCCGGTTTCAAGATTGATTGGGAATAA